From the Pongo pygmaeus isolate AG05252 chromosome X, NHGRI_mPonPyg2-v2.0_pri, whole genome shotgun sequence genome, one window contains:
- the LOC129024642 gene encoding melanoma-associated antigen C1-like: MGDKEMPAAGMPSLLQSSAESPQRRPEVGDSQSPLQRPPEGKDSQSPLQIPQSSPEGDDTQSPLQSPQSRTEGEDSPDPLQRPLEGKDSQSPLQIPQSSESDDTQSPLQNPQCPSEGEDSLSPLEISQSPPEGEDAQSPLQNPTSSFFSSDLLSIFQSSPESTQSPFEGFPQSPLQIPVSASFSSTLLSIFQSSPDSTQSTFEGFPQSPLQIPVSPSISSTLLSLFHSSPERTQSTFEGFPQSPLQIPVSPSFSSTLLSIFQSSPDSTQSTFEGFPQSPLQIPVSPSFSSTLLSLFHSSPESTQSTFEGFPQSPLQIPVSPSISSTLLSIFQSSPERTQSTFEGFPQSPLQIPVSPSFSSTLLSLFHSSPERTQSTFEGFPQSPLQIPVSPSISSTLLSLFQSSPERTQSTFEGFPQSPLQIPVTSSFSSTFLSIFQSSPESTQSTFEGFPESPLQIPVSASFSSTLLSIFQSSPDSTQSTFEGFPQSPLQIPVSPSISFTLLSLFQSSPERTQSTFEGFPPSPLQISVSPSISSTLLSIFQSSPERTQSTFEGFPQSPLQIPQSPPEGENTHSPLQIAQSIPEWEDSLSPHYFPQSPPEGEDSLHPHYFPQSPPQGEDSLSPHYIPQSPPQGEDSLSPHYFPQSPPQGEDSLSPHYFPQNPPEGEDSLSPHYIPQSPPEGEDSLSPHYIPQSPPQGEDSLSPHYIPQSPPQGEDSLSPHYFPQSPPQGEDSLSPHYFPQNPPEGEDSLSPHYIPQSPPEGEDSLSSHYIPQSPPQGEDSLSPHYIPQSPPQGEDSLSPHYIPQSPPEGEDSLSPHYIPQSPPEGEDSLSPHYIPQSPPEGEDSLSPHYFPQSPPQGEDSLSPHYFPQNPPEGEDSLSPHYIPQSPPEGEDSLSPHYIPQSPPQGEDSLSPHYFPQSPPEGEDSLSPHYFPESPPEGEDFQSSLQSPVSICSSSTSLSLPQSFPESPQSPPEGPAQSPLQRPVSSFFSYTLASLLQSSYESPQSPPEGPAPSPLQSPVSSFSSSASLSPFSEQSSNPVDEDTSTSDTLLESDSLTESESLIESEPLFTHTLDEKVDELVQFLSVKYQAKQPVTKAEMLTNVISRYTGYFPVIFRKAREYMEILFGISLREVDPDDSYVFVNTLDLTSEGSLSDEQGMPQNPLLIFVLSIIFMKGTCASEEVIWYVLNGMGVHAGREHFVFGEPRELLTKVWVQEHYLEYQEVPNTSPPCYEFLWGPRAHSEIIKRKVVEFLAMLNHTVPVSFPSSYKDALKDAEKRAHAIIDTTDDSTATESASSSVMSPSFSSE, encoded by the exons ATGG GGGACAAGGAGATGCCTGCTGCTGGGATGCCGAGCCTTCTCCAGAGTTCCGCTGAGAGTCCTCAGAGACGTCCTGAGGTGGGGGACTCCCAGTCTCCTCTCCAGAGACCTCCTGAGGGGAAGGACTCCCAGTCTCCTCTCCAGATTCCCCAGAGTTCTCCTGAGGGCGACGACACCCAGTCTCCTCTCCAGAGTCCTCAGAGTCGTACTGAGGGGGAGGACTCACCGGATCCTCTCCAGAGACCTCTTGAGGGGAAGGACTCCCAGTCTCCTCTCCAGATTCCCCAGAGTTCTGAGAGCGACGACACCCAGTCTCCTCTCCAGAATCCTCAGTGTCCTTCTGAGGGGGAGGACTCCCTGTCTCctctggagatttctcagagcCCTCCTGAGGGTGAGGATGCCCAGTCTCCTCTCCAGAATCCCACGAGTTCCTTCTTCTCCTCCgatttattgagtattttccaGAGTTCCCCTGAGAGTACTCAAAGTCCTTTTGAGGGTTTTCCCCAGTCTCCTCTCCAGATTCCTGTGAGCGCCTCCTTCTCCTCCACTTTATTGAGTATTTTCCAGAGTTCCCCTGATAGTACTCAAAGTACTTTTGAGGGTTTTCCCCAGTCTCCTCTCCAGATTCCTGTGAGCCCCTCCATCTCCTCCACTTTATTGAGTCTTTTCCACAGTTCCCCTGAGAGAACTCAGAGTACTTTTGAGGGTTTTCCCCAGTCTCCTCTCCAGATTCCTGTGagcccctccttctcctccacttTATTGAGTATTTTCCAGAGTTCCCCTGACAGTACTCAAAGTACTTTTGAGGGTTTTCCCCAGTCTCCTCTCCAGATTCCTGTGagcccctccttctcctccacttTATTGAGTCTTTTCCACAGTTCCCCTGAGAGTACTCAGAGTACTTTTGAGGGTTTTCCCCAGTCTCCTCTCCAGATTCCTGTGAGCCCCTCCATCTCCTCCACTTTATTGAGTATTTTCCAGAGTTCCCCTGAGAGAACTCAGAGTACTTTTGAGGGTTTTCCCCAGTCTCCTCTCCAGATTCCTGTGagcccctccttctcctccacttTATTGAGTCTTTTCCACAGTTCCCCTGAGAGAACTCAGAGTACTTTTGAGGGTTTTCCCCAGTCTCCTCTCCAGATTCCTGTGAGCCCCTCCATCTCCTCCACTTTATTGAGTCTTTTCCAGAGTTCCCCTGAGAGAACTCAGAGTACTTTTGAGGGTTTTCCCCAGTCTCCTCTCCAGATTCCTGTGACCTCCTCCTTCTCATCCACTTTTTTGAGTATTTTCCAGAGTTCTCCTGAGAGTACTCAGAGTACTTTTGAGGGTTTTCCCGAGTCTCCTCTCCAGATTCCTGTGAGCGCCTCCTTCTCCTCCACTTTATTGAGTATTTTCCAGAGTTCGCCTGACAGTACTCAGAGTACTTTTGAGGGTTTTCCCCAGTCTCCTCTCCAGATTCCTGTGAGCCCCTCCATCTCCTTCACTTTATTGAGTCTTTTCCAGAGTTCCCCTGAGAGAACTCAGAGTACTTTTGAGGGTTTTCCCCCGTCTCCTCTCCAGATTTCTGTGAGCCCCTCCATCTCCTCCACTTTATTGAGTATTTTCCAGAGTTCCCCTGAGAGAACTCAGAGTACTTTTGAGGGTTTTCCCCAGTCTCCTCTCCAGATTCCTCAGAGTCCTCCTGAGGGGGAGAACACCCATTCTCCTCTCCAGATCGCTCAGAGTATTCCTGAGTGGGAGGACTCCCTGTCTCCTCACTACTTTCCTCAGAGCCCTCCTGAGGGGGAGGACTCCCTGCATCCTCACTACTTTCCTCAGAGCCCTCCTCAGGGGGAAGACTCCCTGTCTCCTCACTACATTCCTCAGAGCCCTCCTCAGGGGGAGGACTCCCTGTCTCCTCACTACTTTCCTCAGAGCCCTCCTCAGGGGGAGGACTCCCTGTCTCCTCACTACTTTCCTCAGAACCCTCCTGAGGGGGAGGACTCCCTGTCTCCTCACTACATTCCTCAGAGCCCTCCTGAGGGGGAGGACTCCCTGTCTCCTCACTACATTCCTCAGAGCCCTCCTCAGGGGGAAGACTCCCTGTCTCCTCACTACATTCCTCAGAGCCCTCCTCAGGGGGAGGACTCCCTGTCTCCTCACTACTTTCCTCAGAGCCCTCCTCAGGGGGAGGACTCCCTGTCTCCTCACTACTTTCCTCAGAACCCTCCTGAGGGGGAGGACTCCCTGTCTCCTCACTACATTCCTCAGAGCCCTCCTGAGGGGGAGGACTCCCTGTCTTCTCACTACATTCCTCAGAGCCCTCCTCAGGGGGAAGACTCCCTGTCTCCTCACTACATTCCTCAGAGCCCTCCTCAGGGGGAGGACTCCCTGTCTCCTCACTACATTCCTCAGAGCCCTCCTGAGGGGGAGGACTCCCTGTCTCCTCACTACATTCCTCAGAGCCCTCCTGAGGGGGAAGACTCCCTGTCTCCTCACTACATTCCTCAGAGCCCTCCTGAGGGGGAGGACTCCCTGTCTCCTCACTACTTTCCTCAGAGCCCTCCTCAGGGGGAGGACTCCCTGTCTCCTCACTACTTTCCTCAGAACCCTCCTGAGGGGGAGGACTCCCTGTCTCCTCACTACATTCCTCAGAGCCCTCCTGAGGGGGAGGACTCCCTGTCTCCTCACTACATTCCTCAGAGCCCTCCTCAGGGGGAAGACTCCCTGTCTCCTCACTACTTTCCTCAGAGCCCTCCTGAGGGGGAGGACTCCCTGTCTCCTCACTACTTTCCTGAGAGTCCTCCTGAGGGGGAGGACTTCCAGTCTTCTCTCCAGAGTCCTGTGAGTATCTGCTCCTCCTCCACTTCATTGAGTCTTCCCCAGAGTTTCCCTGAGAGTCCTCAGAGTCCTCCTGAGGGGCCTGCTCAGTCTCCTCTCCAGAGACCTGTCAGCTCCTTCTTCTCCTACACTTTAGCAAGTCTTCTCCAAAGTTCCTATGAGAGTCCTCAGAGTCCTCCTGAGGGGCCTGCCCCATCTCCTCTCCAGAGTCCTGTgagctccttctcctcctctgcttCATTGAGCCCATTCAGTGAACAGTCCAGCAACCCAGTAGATGAAGATACAAGTACCTCAGACACTTTGCTAGAGAGTGATTCCTTGACAGAGAGCGAGTCCTTGATAGAGAGCGAGCCCTTGTTCACTCACACACTGGATGAAAAGGTGGACGAGTTGGTGCAGTTTCTTTCCGTCAAATATCAAGCGAAGCAGCCTGTCACAAAGGCAGAGATGCTGACGAATGTCATCAGCAGGTACACGGGCTACTTTCCTGTGATCTTCAGGAAAGCCCGTGAGTACATGGAGATTCTTTTTGGCATTTCCCTGAGAGAAGTGGACCCTGACGACTCCTATGTCTTTGTAAACACATTAGACCTCACCTCTGAGGGGAGTCTGAGTGATGAGCAGGGCATGCCCCAGAACCCCCTCCTGATTTTTGTTCTTAGTATCATCTTCATGAAGGGCACTTGTGCCTCTGAGGAGGTCATCTGGTATGTGCTGAATGGAATGGGGGTGCATGCTGGGAGGGAGCACTTTGTCTTTGGGGAGCCCAGGGAGCTCCTCACTAAAGTTTGGGTGCAGGAACATTACCTAGAGTACCAGGAGGTGCCCAACACTTCTCCTCCATGTTACGAATTCCTGTGGGGTCCAAGAGCTCATTCAGAAATCATTAAGAGGAAAGTAGTAGAGTTTTTGGCCATGCTAAATCATACTGTCCCTGTTAGCTTTCCATCCTCATACAAGGATGCTTTGAAAGATGCAGAGAAGAGAGCCCACGCCATAATTGACACCACAGATGATTCGACTGCCACAGAAAGTGCAAGCTCCAGCGTCATGTCCCCCAGCTTCTCTTCTGAGTGA